A genomic segment from Brevundimonas mediterranea encodes:
- a CDS encoding GumC family protein: MRSTAYVTTRPRYGVLDVVGLLFRELLLMIIVFLVIFALGAAAAFTLKKNYTAQGAVFAGVGQEYVYQPRVGTAERGQAPQGDEVANSEAAILSSGQVRQRVVEALGPAAILGKTPTGSRDRAEAAARKLIGASLSVGTAPGSAIIRLSYEADDPERAARVLNTVIEQYLAYRREVFQDKTPAIATQRLAFEGDLSAADQAYEQFLTSNDIGDFTAAKTTLAAVYQTVFTDRLSTQSQLNQTSQRLNTLVAQQAATPAEVALQQDLNISAQDQVLQLRTEREQLLSRYQPDAQPVRDIEARIAQLQAYVGTGTAVGAKEVRTGPNPVWTELETNRINTQADRDALAARLSALDRQLTDIRARQARLTALESENATLAGNREVLTANIREFQQRESQSRADNALVAAGADNVTVIERAQPPSTGKSLKAPALAAVFLFAAFTALCIGLLRIFSRRGFATPDSVRRTLDMPVLAVAPAKAH, translated from the coding sequence ATGCGCTCGACGGCATATGTCACGACCCGACCGCGCTATGGCGTGCTGGACGTCGTCGGCCTGCTGTTCCGCGAACTGCTGCTGATGATCATCGTCTTCCTGGTCATCTTCGCCCTGGGCGCCGCCGCCGCCTTCACCCTGAAGAAGAACTACACGGCCCAGGGCGCGGTCTTCGCCGGCGTGGGACAGGAATATGTCTATCAACCCCGCGTCGGCACGGCCGAGCGGGGCCAGGCTCCGCAGGGCGACGAGGTCGCCAATTCCGAGGCCGCGATCCTGAGTTCGGGGCAGGTGCGCCAGCGCGTGGTTGAGGCGCTGGGGCCGGCGGCGATCCTGGGCAAGACGCCGACGGGGTCACGGGACCGGGCAGAGGCGGCGGCGCGCAAGCTGATCGGCGCGAGTCTGAGCGTCGGCACCGCGCCGGGCAGCGCGATCATCCGTCTGAGCTACGAGGCCGACGACCCGGAACGTGCGGCGCGCGTGCTGAACACCGTGATCGAGCAATATCTGGCCTATCGCCGCGAGGTCTTCCAGGACAAGACCCCCGCCATCGCCACCCAGAGACTGGCGTTCGAAGGCGATTTGAGCGCGGCGGATCAGGCCTATGAGCAGTTCCTGACCAGCAACGACATCGGCGACTTCACCGCCGCCAAGACTACGCTGGCGGCCGTCTATCAGACGGTCTTCACCGACCGGCTATCGACCCAGAGCCAGCTGAACCAGACCAGCCAGAGGCTGAACACCCTGGTGGCGCAGCAGGCGGCGACCCCGGCGGAGGTGGCGCTTCAGCAGGACCTGAACATCTCGGCCCAGGATCAGGTGCTGCAACTGCGGACCGAGCGCGAGCAGCTGCTGTCGCGCTATCAGCCGGACGCCCAGCCGGTGAGGGACATCGAGGCGCGGATCGCCCAGCTGCAGGCCTATGTGGGCACAGGTACGGCGGTGGGGGCCAAGGAGGTCCGCACCGGGCCGAACCCTGTCTGGACCGAGCTGGAGACCAACCGGATCAACACCCAGGCCGACCGCGACGCCCTTGCGGCGAGGCTCTCGGCGCTGGATCGTCAGTTGACGGACATTCGGGCGCGGCAGGCGCGGCTGACGGCGCTGGAGTCCGAAAACGCGACCCTGGCCGGCAATCGCGAAGTCCTGACCGCCAATATTCGCGAGTTCCAGCAGCGCGAGAGCCAGAGCCGGGCGGACAACGCCCTGGTCGCCGCCGGCGCCGACAATGTCACCGTGATCGAACGCGCCCAGCCCCCCTCGACCGGCAAGAGCCTGAAGGCGCCGGCCCTGGCGGCGGTCTTCCTGTTCGCCGCCTTCACCGCCCTGTGCATCGGCCTGCTGCGGATCTTCTCGCGGCGCGGCTTTGCAACGCCGGACTCGGTGCGGCGGACGCTGGATATGCCGGTCCTGGCCGTGGCTCCGGCGAAGGCGCACTAG